A single genomic interval of Rosistilla ulvae harbors:
- a CDS encoding UbiX family flavin prenyltransferase translates to MTRPLVVAITGGSGAVYAVRLLQVLLAGGREVFLMLSRSGADVIRQELNLELNLSAAGFDAEPLVTYRSPWSESVPELPDDWRERLTYAAIDDYFSPIASGSFLTDGMVVCPCSGSTLSSIARAASSNLVHRAAEVHLKERRSLVLVTRETPLSVIALENMTLAAKAGATLLPAMPGWYHGVRGLDDLVDFIVARILDQLGVENHLMQRWGEA, encoded by the coding sequence ATGACGCGTCCCTTGGTGGTTGCGATTACCGGTGGCAGCGGAGCGGTCTACGCGGTTCGGTTGCTGCAAGTATTGCTGGCCGGCGGACGCGAGGTCTTTCTGATGCTCAGCCGCAGCGGTGCCGATGTGATCCGGCAAGAATTGAACCTTGAATTAAATCTCTCGGCCGCCGGCTTCGATGCCGAGCCGTTGGTGACGTATCGATCGCCGTGGAGCGAATCGGTTCCCGAGTTGCCCGACGACTGGCGCGAGCGTTTGACGTACGCCGCGATCGACGATTATTTTTCGCCCATCGCCAGCGGGTCGTTCTTAACCGACGGGATGGTCGTTTGTCCTTGCAGTGGCAGCACGTTGAGCAGCATCGCTCGGGCGGCGAGCAGTAATCTGGTCCATCGCGCGGCCGAGGTGCATCTGAAAGAACGCCGATCGTTGGTCCTTGTGACGCGAGAGACTCCGCTGTCGGTGATCGCACTGGAGAACATGACGCTGGCCGCAAAAGCGGGGGCGACGCTGTTGCCCGCAATGCCGGGTTGGTACCACGGCGTGCGTGGCCTGGACGATCTCGTCGACTTTATCGTCGCCCGGATCCTGGACCAATTGGGAGTCGAAAACCACTTGATGCAACGTTGGGGTGAAGCATGA
- the ubiE gene encoding bifunctional demethylmenaquinone methyltransferase/2-methoxy-6-polyprenyl-1,4-benzoquinol methylase UbiE, with product MATVDATNTKELDKSNARVREMFRQIAPRYDLMNHLLSLNIDKRWRNQTVSRLRIEGNTPILDVCTGTGDLALAISRRAGSDTPVVGSDFCHAMLAIGDQKRQQQPEANVNFLEADAQHLPFDDNQFQVVTVAFGLRNVADTDRGLQEMVRVCRPGGQVVVLEFSQPTAPGLKQAYQFYFKHALPRIGQMLARNDKSAYQYLPESVGSFPCGQALADRMKQNGLHDVKFTPLTFGVATIYEGIK from the coding sequence ATGGCGACTGTGGACGCAACCAACACGAAGGAATTGGACAAATCGAACGCGCGGGTGCGGGAGATGTTTCGCCAGATTGCGCCCCGCTACGATCTGATGAACCATCTGCTGTCGTTGAACATCGACAAGCGTTGGCGCAACCAGACGGTGAGCCGGCTGCGGATCGAAGGAAATACGCCGATTTTGGATGTCTGCACCGGAACGGGAGACCTGGCGTTGGCGATCAGCCGCCGCGCCGGATCGGACACGCCCGTCGTCGGTTCCGATTTCTGCCACGCGATGCTGGCGATTGGCGATCAGAAACGCCAACAACAGCCCGAGGCAAACGTCAATTTTTTGGAAGCCGACGCGCAGCATCTCCCCTTCGACGACAACCAGTTCCAAGTTGTCACGGTCGCTTTCGGGTTGCGGAATGTCGCCGATACGGATCGCGGTCTGCAGGAGATGGTTCGTGTTTGCCGTCCGGGAGGACAAGTTGTTGTGCTGGAGTTCTCGCAGCCAACCGCGCCGGGACTGAAACAGGCCTATCAGTTTTATTTCAAACATGCGTTGCCGCGGATCGGCCAGATGCTGGCTCGCAACGATAAGAGTGCCTACCAATACCTGCCCGAATCGGTCGGCAGCTTCCCCTGTGGCCAAGCGTTGGCTGATCGGATGAAGCAAAACGGGCTGCACGATGTGAAGTTCACTCCGCTGACGTTTGGCGTTGCCACGATCTACGAGGGGATCAAATGA
- a CDS encoding UbiA-like polyprenyltransferase — protein MSDTMVQPSKLRMMLEMIRFSHTIFALPFAALATVMAIKLPLPDGTAARVRPLDLVAILICMVAARSVAMAFNRLADQAIDAGNPRTAGRHLPAGLLGRHEVTIFAILCAVGFLVGCALFLPNWLPLAASIPVLMFLCGYSLAKRFTAAAHLWLGVALSLAPICVWAALRGSAVLADPSDLLPAVILAAAVALWVTGFDIIYACQDEAFDRSEGLQSVPARFGAKGAFRIAAACHAGMVLVLLVLPSVAPALGLGWIYYAAIGSIAALLIYEHCLVRPDDLDRINQAFFQVNSIVSVGLLVAAGIDCWMG, from the coding sequence ATGAGCGACACCATGGTGCAGCCGAGCAAGCTGCGCATGATGCTGGAGATGATTCGCTTCAGCCACACGATCTTCGCGCTGCCGTTCGCCGCTTTGGCGACGGTGATGGCGATCAAGTTGCCGCTGCCGGATGGGACCGCCGCACGCGTCCGCCCACTCGATTTGGTCGCGATCTTGATCTGCATGGTCGCCGCCCGCAGCGTTGCGATGGCATTCAACCGCTTGGCTGATCAAGCGATCGATGCGGGGAACCCGCGAACCGCCGGGCGGCATCTGCCGGCGGGCCTGCTGGGCCGGCATGAGGTGACGATTTTTGCGATCCTCTGCGCCGTCGGCTTCCTTGTCGGCTGTGCATTATTCCTGCCCAATTGGCTGCCGCTGGCGGCGTCGATTCCGGTGCTGATGTTCCTGTGCGGCTACAGCTTGGCAAAACGATTTACAGCTGCGGCCCATCTGTGGCTGGGCGTAGCGCTCAGCCTGGCGCCGATCTGCGTTTGGGCGGCACTCCGCGGTTCGGCGGTCCTGGCCGATCCGAGCGACCTGCTGCCGGCAGTGATTCTGGCCGCCGCGGTAGCGCTGTGGGTGACGGGGTTCGACATTATTTATGCCTGCCAAGATGAAGCCTTTGATCGCAGCGAGGGGCTGCAGAGCGTGCCCGCTCGATTTGGTGCCAAGGGAGCGTTTCGGATCGCCGCCGCTTGCCATGCCGGTATGGTTTTGGTGTTGTTGGTGCTGCCAAGCGTCGCGCCCGCGCTAGGGCTTGGCTGGATCTATTACGCCGCGATCGGAAGCATCGCCGCGCTGCTGATTTACGAACACTGTTTGGTCCGTCCCGACGACCTGGACCGAATCAACCAAGCCTTCTTCCAAGTCAACTCGATCGTCAGCGTAGGCCTATTAGTCGCCGCGGGGATCGATTGCTGGATGGGATGA
- the mqnE gene encoding aminofutalosine synthase MqnE, which yields MIATEINARLRTIRDKVESQERLTMDDGLFLYQPDVPLHEVGELADLVRQRMNGNVAYYNINTHLNPTNVCVYRCRFCAFRADLRDPKGYAMDDEQVIARGQEATDNGCTEMHIVGGLHHQRPYEWYRGVLSTLSENFPKLHLKAWTPVEINWFEFQTKNSTEWVMNDMREAGLGSLPGGGAEIFHPEVRDEICEHKANTHAWFHTHRTAHQLGIRSNCTMLYGHIEKAYHRVDHLLRLRELQDETGGFQVFIPLAFHPENTKLSHLKKPSALDDLRNVAVSRLLLDNIQHIKAYWIMLGIGTAQTALSYGADDIDGTVRHELIYHDAGATTPEFLSVDRIRELIIEAGRVPVERNTIYQEVIRDPNDFSNWSIGETLPVS from the coding sequence ATGATTGCAACGGAAATCAACGCCCGGCTTCGAACGATCCGCGACAAGGTTGAATCGCAAGAGCGATTGACGATGGATGATGGATTGTTCTTGTATCAACCCGACGTGCCACTGCATGAAGTCGGCGAATTGGCCGATCTGGTTCGCCAGCGGATGAACGGGAACGTTGCGTATTACAACATCAACACGCATCTGAATCCGACCAATGTCTGCGTCTACCGCTGCCGTTTCTGTGCCTTCCGCGCCGATCTCCGCGATCCCAAAGGCTACGCGATGGATGATGAACAAGTCATCGCTCGCGGGCAGGAAGCTACCGACAACGGCTGCACCGAAATGCACATCGTCGGCGGGCTGCACCACCAGCGTCCCTACGAATGGTATCGCGGCGTGTTGTCGACGTTGTCAGAGAATTTCCCCAAGTTGCACCTGAAAGCTTGGACGCCCGTCGAAATCAATTGGTTTGAGTTTCAGACGAAGAACTCGACCGAATGGGTTATGAACGACATGCGCGAAGCGGGGCTGGGCAGCTTGCCCGGCGGCGGCGCCGAGATTTTCCACCCCGAGGTTCGCGATGAAATCTGCGAACACAAAGCGAACACGCACGCTTGGTTCCACACCCACCGGACCGCTCATCAACTGGGCATTCGATCGAACTGCACGATGTTGTATGGACACATCGAAAAAGCGTATCACCGTGTCGACCATCTGTTGCGACTGCGGGAACTGCAGGATGAAACCGGTGGATTCCAGGTCTTCATCCCGCTGGCCTTCCACCCAGAAAACACCAAGCTGAGCCATTTGAAGAAGCCTTCGGCATTGGACGATCTGCGGAACGTTGCTGTCAGCCGATTGCTGTTGGACAACATCCAGCACATCAAGGCGTACTGGATCATGTTGGGAATCGGGACCGCTCAAACCGCTCTCTCCTACGGCGCCGACGACATCGACGGCACCGTACGACATGAGTTGATTTATCACGATGCGGGCGCAACCACTCCCGAATTCCTGAGCGTCGACCGAATCCGAGAACTGATCATCGAAGCGGGCCGCGTGCCGGTGGAACGCAACACGATCTATCAAGAAGTGATCCGCGACCCAAACGATTTCTCGAACTGGTCGATCGGCGAAACGCTACCCGTGTCGTAG